One Chitinophagales bacterium genomic window carries:
- a CDS encoding isoprenyl synthetase, with amino-acid sequence MQSFESLYRLFEDYRHKHAPSAEPDELYEPIRYILNLGGKRIRPVLTLAGCALFNGNVRHALPAAYAVELFHNFTLLHDDIMDNARLRRHKPTAHLKFGIPRAILSGDVTLIYAYKFLSQLPQKYIQPSFALFNSTAIKVCEGQQFDMNFQHRQRITISDYLKMIEYKTAVLLACSLKLGAVVADASEKDARLLYEFGRKIGICFQLMDDLLDAFGDEKKLGKTIGGDIAENKKTFLLLKAMEQAKGKTKQKLLFCLTNNVPVEEKVSCVLNIYHQLNIRQITLHEITRLHKQALQHLSRIQAPEKNKAPLRSFAEALLTRQS; translated from the coding sequence ATGCAATCTTTTGAGAGCCTTTACCGGCTTTTTGAGGACTACCGGCATAAGCACGCCCCGTCTGCTGAGCCCGATGAGCTATATGAGCCCATCCGCTATATCCTCAACCTGGGAGGTAAACGCATCCGTCCCGTCCTTACCTTGGCCGGCTGCGCCCTTTTTAATGGTAATGTGCGTCATGCTCTTCCGGCCGCCTATGCCGTAGAGTTGTTTCACAATTTCACTCTCCTGCATGATGACATCATGGACAATGCCCGCCTCAGGCGCCACAAACCCACAGCGCATCTGAAATTCGGCATCCCCCGTGCAATTCTATCCGGAGACGTTACCCTCATCTACGCATACAAGTTTCTGAGTCAACTCCCGCAGAAGTACATTCAACCTTCCTTCGCATTATTTAACTCCACAGCTATAAAAGTATGTGAGGGGCAACAGTTTGACATGAACTTCCAGCACCGTCAACGCATCACCATTTCTGATTACCTGAAAATGATTGAATACAAAACGGCTGTGCTGCTGGCTTGCAGCCTGAAATTGGGAGCGGTGGTGGCTGACGCCTCAGAAAAAGATGCCCGCCTGCTTTACGAATTCGGCAGAAAAATAGGTATCTGCTTTCAGCTGATGGATGACCTGCTGGATGCATTTGGCGATGAAAAAAAACTCGGTAAAACCATAGGCGGTGATATAGCCGAAAACAAGAAAACCTTTCTGCTACTTAAAGCCATGGAGCAGGCAAAAGGTAAAACAAAACAGAAGCTGCTTTTCTGCCTCACCAACAATGTGCCGGTAGAAGAAAAGGTCAGCTGTGTGTTAAATATCTACCACCAGCTCAATATCCGGCAGATTACTCTGCACGAAATAACGCGACTGCACAAACAGGCCCTGCAGCATCTTAGCCGCATACAGGCTCCCGAAAAAAACAAAGCCCCCCTCCGGTCATTTGCCGAAGCCCTGCTGACCCGTCAGTCCTGA
- a CDS encoding 3'-5' exonuclease, translated as MLDNVSLENLLVIDIETVPQTDDFKSLPGDMQELWGQKVRRMLGEGEDLAEHYFEKAGIYAEFGMVVCISAGFFRKSEQEGRLTFKVKSFASRVEKQVLTEFKELLDRSYNMPEKHALCGHNIKEFDVPYLCRRMLINGLELPKILDLAGRKPWEVQHVDTMQLWKFGDVKNYTSLKLLATVFNLPTPKDDIDGSDVARVFWKENDLARIVHYCQKDVIAVAQLFLKFKGLPLLKPEDILYADNSVNTL; from the coding sequence ATGTTGGATAATGTTTCTTTAGAGAATTTACTGGTTATTGATATTGAAACAGTTCCTCAGACAGACGACTTTAAGAGCCTGCCGGGCGATATGCAGGAGCTATGGGGGCAAAAAGTGCGCAGAATGCTGGGAGAAGGCGAGGATCTGGCTGAGCATTATTTCGAAAAAGCCGGCATCTATGCGGAATTTGGTATGGTTGTATGTATTTCAGCGGGGTTTTTCAGAAAATCCGAACAGGAAGGACGGCTTACCTTCAAAGTAAAGTCTTTTGCTTCGCGTGTGGAAAAGCAGGTACTTACGGAATTTAAGGAGCTTCTTGACCGCTCTTACAATATGCCGGAAAAACATGCTCTTTGCGGTCATAACATCAAAGAGTTTGACGTGCCGTACCTCTGCCGCAGGATGCTGATTAATGGTCTGGAGCTGCCTAAAATTCTGGATCTTGCCGGACGCAAGCCCTGGGAAGTACAACATGTGGACACCATGCAGCTTTGGAAGTTTGGAGATGTTAAGAATTATACTTCCCTTAAGCTGCTGGCAACCGTCTTTAATCTGCCCACGCCCAAAGATGATATTGACGGCAGCGATGTGGCTCGTGTGTTTTGGAAAGAGAATGATCTTGCACGCATTGTCCATTATTGTCAGAAAGATGTGATAGCGGTGGCACAGCTTTTTTTAAAATTCAAGGGGTTGCCTCTGTTGAAGCCGGAAGATATCTTGTATGCTGACAACAGTGTAAATACCCTTTAG